A DNA window from Natronosalvus rutilus contains the following coding sequences:
- a CDS encoding Zn-dependent hydrolase yields MSIDVDRERFVETMKEQADIGGTEDGGLYRLTLSEEDKRIREWFTTQMEEENLDVTVDEFGNMFGYREGRNPDAGTVLVGSHLDSQPYGGIYDGAMGVVAALELVRTLNEENIETERPIEIVNWTNEEGSRFQPAMQGSGVWAGEHALDEQYAQTDAEGNVFEEELERIGYKGSVPAEPQKEYDSYLELHIEQGPYLAEHDAEVGIVTGIVGFTWGAITFCGEADHSGPTPMHYRSDALVAAADVITQIRRIPGTFGERTVGTTGYIDAKPNSINIIPEEVTFTWDIRDPDPDIIEAARERVLTEAEYASEREGVDWEYEDRMWTDPVHFADKCVGAVAGATDRLGYDSMRIFSGAGHDATHMHKLMDTGMVFSVSENGKSHSEKEYTSWADCYKAANTLANAAFELATE; encoded by the coding sequence ATGTCTATCGACGTAGACAGAGAGCGGTTCGTAGAGACGATGAAAGAACAGGCAGATATCGGGGGGACAGAGGACGGCGGCCTCTACCGGCTTACGCTCTCCGAGGAGGACAAGCGTATCCGCGAGTGGTTCACTACGCAGATGGAAGAAGAGAATCTCGACGTCACTGTCGACGAGTTCGGCAACATGTTCGGCTACAGAGAGGGGCGGAACCCTGACGCGGGTACCGTTCTCGTCGGTTCGCATCTAGACTCACAGCCGTACGGTGGTATCTACGACGGTGCGATGGGAGTCGTCGCTGCTCTCGAACTGGTTCGTACACTGAATGAAGAGAACATCGAAACGGAACGCCCGATCGAGATCGTCAACTGGACGAACGAGGAGGGCTCCCGATTCCAACCTGCGATGCAAGGATCGGGCGTGTGGGCCGGAGAACACGCCTTGGACGAACAGTACGCTCAGACTGACGCCGAGGGTAACGTCTTCGAGGAAGAGCTCGAGCGAATCGGCTACAAGGGGTCGGTCCCGGCCGAACCACAGAAGGAGTACGATTCGTATCTCGAACTCCACATCGAACAGGGGCCATATCTGGCAGAGCACGACGCCGAGGTGGGAATCGTTACGGGAATAGTAGGATTCACGTGGGGAGCCATAACGTTCTGCGGAGAGGCCGACCACTCCGGTCCGACCCCGATGCACTATCGAAGTGACGCGCTCGTCGCCGCCGCAGACGTCATCACCCAAATCAGGCGTATCCCCGGCACATTCGGAGAACGCACCGTTGGAACGACGGGCTATATCGACGCGAAGCCCAACTCGATCAACATCATCCCCGAAGAGGTGACGTTCACCTGGGATATTCGCGATCCGGATCCGGATATCATCGAAGCGGCACGAGAGCGTGTACTCACCGAAGCCGAGTACGCCAGCGAACGTGAAGGGGTGGACTGGGAGTACGAGGATCGTATGTGGACCGATCCCGTTCATTTCGCCGATAAGTGTGTCGGCGCTGTAGCGGGCGCAACAGACCGACTCGGCTATGATAGCATGCGTATCTTCAGTGGAGCCGGTCACGACGCGACGCACATGCACAAGTTGATGGATACCGGGATGGTGTTCTCCGTCTCCGAAAACGGCAAGAGCCACAGTGAAAAAGAGTACACCAGTTGGGCAGACTGTTACAAAGCGGCGAACACGCTCGCAAACGCAGCGTTCGAACTCGCAACAGAGTAA
- a CDS encoding MOSC domain-containing protein encodes MTTLSEIAAFPIKALDPTELNRSGISSIGGLENDRTYALVDEDGNYINGKSTDRVHRLRTEYDLDDGTVILHTPQSRERRFDLEDDDDEFESWLSEYFEMSVSLEREAGGGLTDGAVYGGDVKTGPTLVSEATLREVASWFDGIDPEEMRLRLRPNLVVSDTPPFWEDRLVTGDGRRIQIGDITFAATEPIPRCIVPARHPHTGEQYEEFQRIFVENREATFPEWASEDVFDHFFTLTVGLSVLDGSEHALRVGDSVTILDK; translated from the coding sequence ATGACAACACTTTCTGAGATTGCAGCCTTCCCAATAAAGGCGCTCGATCCGACCGAACTCAACCGTAGCGGAATCAGCAGCATCGGCGGACTCGAAAACGACCGGACCTACGCCCTCGTCGACGAGGACGGGAACTACATCAACGGAAAGAGTACTGATCGCGTTCACCGCTTACGGACCGAGTACGATTTGGACGATGGGACGGTCATCCTCCACACCCCCCAGTCCCGGGAACGACGGTTCGACCTTGAAGACGACGATGACGAATTCGAGTCCTGGCTGTCCGAGTACTTTGAAATGTCGGTGTCGCTGGAACGGGAGGCTGGCGGCGGACTGACAGACGGTGCCGTCTACGGGGGCGACGTGAAAACAGGGCCGACACTTGTCAGCGAAGCCACCCTCCGCGAAGTGGCGTCGTGGTTCGACGGAATCGACCCCGAGGAGATGCGATTGCGGCTTCGCCCGAACTTAGTCGTCTCGGATACCCCTCCGTTCTGGGAGGATCGCTTGGTCACCGGTGACGGACGACGGATCCAGATCGGTGACATCACGTTCGCGGCGACCGAGCCGATTCCTCGCTGTATCGTTCCGGCACGACACCCACACACCGGCGAACAGTACGAGGAATTCCAGCGGATATTCGTCGAGAACCGCGAGGCGACGTTCCCCGAGTGGGCATCGGAGGACGTCTTCGACCACTTTTTCACGCTGACGGTCGGCCTGTCGGTACTGGACGGTAGCGAGCATGCGCTTCGAGTCGGAGATTCGGTCACGATTCTCGACAAGTGA
- a CDS encoding aspartate aminotransferase family protein: MTIGPPIEELHFSEEPDVNTVPGPNSERLIERQKQIDSSAVAYPNRVPIALKDAKGATVRDADGNVFLDFFAGIGVLNVGHANPYVLEGVHEQLDRYTHTVDFPTEARLDLIDKLDSIAPGNLSGNSRVIFGGPSGSDAIEGSIKLAKHNTGRHGMLGFEGAYHGTTSGALTLTAAKKYKAGYAPLLPDTVHAPYPAPSNDVGVEEALDAVARKFEDPYGGHETPAGIWVEPIQGEGGVVVPQNGFLKGLRDVADDNDAMLIFDEVQTGIGRTGKWFAADHFGVTPDAITMAKSLGGSGLPIGAMMYHEKFDTWGPGGHVGTFRGNVPAMVGGIRAIEYIEENGLLERAQTLGEQIRDRFDELAEDVTEITDVRGRGLFVGVEFRARGDSGELVEEIQRRCYENGVLVWSAGRGGNVLRMIPPLVITDRQTEVAMNVICEAIRSAVDPQ, encoded by the coding sequence ATGACCATAGGTCCACCTATCGAGGAACTGCACTTTTCAGAGGAACCCGACGTCAACACCGTCCCTGGACCGAACTCCGAGCGGTTGATCGAACGGCAAAAGCAAATCGACAGCAGCGCTGTCGCGTACCCGAATCGCGTACCGATCGCTCTGAAAGACGCGAAAGGGGCGACAGTCCGTGACGCGGACGGGAACGTCTTCCTCGACTTCTTCGCCGGCATCGGCGTTCTCAACGTCGGTCACGCGAACCCGTACGTCCTGGAGGGAGTTCACGAACAGCTCGACCGGTACACCCACACCGTCGATTTCCCGACAGAGGCACGACTTGACCTCATCGATAAACTCGATTCGATAGCGCCGGGCAACCTAAGCGGAAACAGCAGGGTGATCTTCGGAGGACCGAGCGGGAGTGACGCCATCGAGGGATCGATTAAGCTCGCGAAACACAACACGGGACGCCACGGCATGCTCGGATTCGAGGGGGCCTATCACGGAACGACTTCGGGAGCGCTCACACTCACAGCCGCGAAGAAATACAAAGCGGGGTACGCACCCTTACTTCCAGACACGGTTCATGCGCCGTATCCGGCACCTTCGAACGACGTCGGAGTCGAGGAAGCACTCGACGCAGTGGCGCGAAAGTTCGAGGACCCATACGGTGGTCACGAGACCCCGGCCGGTATTTGGGTCGAGCCGATCCAGGGAGAAGGCGGTGTCGTCGTCCCGCAAAACGGGTTCCTGAAGGGCCTCCGTGACGTCGCCGACGACAACGACGCGATGTTGATCTTCGACGAGGTTCAGACGGGTATCGGACGTACTGGTAAGTGGTTCGCTGCTGACCACTTCGGAGTCACTCCCGACGCTATCACCATGGCGAAGTCACTGGGTGGGTCAGGTCTCCCCATCGGCGCGATGATGTATCACGAGAAGTTCGACACGTGGGGGCCCGGTGGCCACGTCGGCACGTTCCGCGGGAACGTTCCCGCGATGGTCGGCGGTATTCGAGCCATCGAGTACATCGAGGAGAACGGTTTGCTCGAGCGCGCGCAGACACTCGGCGAGCAGATTCGCGACCGGTTCGACGAACTCGCAGAGGACGTCACCGAAATAACCGACGTCCGCGGCAGGGGACTGTTCGTCGGCGTCGAATTCAGGGCCCGAGGCGACTCAGGCGAGCTGGTTGAAGAAATCCAGCGACGGTGCTACGAGAACGGCGTACTCGTCTGGAGTGCGGGGCGGGGCGGAAACGTACTTCGGATGATTCCGCCGCTCGTAATCACCGATCGGCAAACGGAAGTCGCTATGAACGTGATCTGCGAAGCGATACGGTCCGCAGTCGACCCACAGTAG
- a CDS encoding alpha/beta hydrolase, with the protein MTNTLHPQARAALDEREDAGIPPGYALSTACYREQFRESMTTQSTVPVKTSVDVSIPGPATDIPVRTYHPGGDDSLPIVEFFHDDGSMLGDLDCFDSLCTRLADQSGCLIVSIGYRLTPEHPFRAPLRDCYAAVSWLSVHAANIGGDPNRIAVSGTSAGADLAAAIALLARDRDGPCISHQALLYPPSRRTAWSNSRATRRTRRGTDSLPRA; encoded by the coding sequence ATGACAAACACGTTACACCCACAGGCCCGCGCCGCGCTCGACGAACGCGAGGACGCCGGCATTCCGCCGGGGTACGCTCTTTCGACGGCCTGCTATCGCGAGCAGTTCCGTGAATCGATGACCACTCAGTCGACCGTGCCAGTCAAGACTAGCGTCGACGTCTCTATTCCGGGACCGGCCACGGATATCCCCGTTCGCACGTACCATCCTGGGGGCGACGACTCACTACCTATCGTGGAGTTCTTCCACGACGACGGGTCGATGCTCGGCGACCTCGACTGCTTCGACAGCCTCTGCACGCGACTCGCCGACCAGTCGGGGTGTCTGATCGTTTCTATTGGATACCGGCTCACTCCGGAACATCCGTTCCGCGCGCCGCTCCGCGATTGCTACGCGGCAGTCTCGTGGCTCTCCGTACACGCTGCCAACATCGGCGGCGACCCGAACCGTATCGCCGTGAGCGGCACCTCCGCCGGTGCAGACCTCGCCGCCGCCATCGCGTTGCTCGCCCGGGACCGCGACGGCCCATGCATCAGCCACCAGGCCCTCCTCTACCCGCCGTCTCGCCGCACGGCCTGGTCGAATTCGAGGGCCACCAGACGTACGCGACGGGGTACGGACTCACTGCCGAGAGCATGA
- a CDS encoding alpha/beta hydrolase fold domain-containing protein translates to MKRFTEAYAPDQLDRRNAYAFPLQAHDLSGFPSATVLTAEFDPVRDEAFAFADRLTANIPVGHHHYDRMIHGFLSFPDAIDAA, encoded by the coding sequence ATGAAGCGGTTCACGGAAGCGTACGCTCCAGACCAGCTCGACCGCCGCAACGCGTACGCGTTCCCGCTGCAGGCACACGACCTCTCAGGTTTCCCGTCGGCGACGGTCCTCACCGCGGAGTTCGACCCAGTTCGGGACGAAGCGTTCGCGTTCGCCGACCGGTTGACAGCGAATATCCCGGTCGGCCACCACCACTATGACCGGATGATTCACGGTTTCCTCAGCTTCCCCGACGCAATCGACGCGGCCTAG